In a single window of the Gossypium hirsutum isolate 1008001.06 chromosome D02, Gossypium_hirsutum_v2.1, whole genome shotgun sequence genome:
- the LOC107909887 gene encoding glucan endo-1,3-beta-glucosidase 3 yields the protein MAIFLLLLLLLLLVSAVSGDEDAYIGVNIGTDLSDMPTPTEVVALLKAQRIRHVRLYDADQAMLLALAKTGIQVTVSVPNDQLLGIGQSNATAANWVARNIVAHVPATNISAIAVGSEVLTALPNAAPILVSALKFIHSALVASNLDDQIKVSTPHSSSIILDSFPPSQAFFNRSWDPVMVPLLKFLQSTGSYLMLNVYPYYDYMQSNGKIPLDYALFRPLPPNKEAVDANTLLHYTNVFDAVVDAAYFAMSYLNLTNIPIVVTESGWPSKGDSSEPDAIVDNANTYNSNLIKHVLNNTGTPRHPGIAVSTYIYELYNEDLRPGSDSEKNWGLFDANGIPVYTLHLTGADTVFANDTTNKTFCIAKRGADPKMLQAALDWACGPGKVDCSPLLLGHPCYEPDNVASHSTYAFNAYYQRMAKSPGTCDFKGVATITTSDPSHGSCIFPGSSGKNGTLINGTSLAPSSNDTSSARPPQSYGTGSFTTSVMIGVLLTGAVFL from the exons ATGGCCATTTTCTTGctgcttttgcttttgcttttgcttgTCTCTGCTGTTTCCGGTGATGAAG ATGCCTACATTGGTGTGAACATTGGTACGGACCTTTCGGACATGCCAACTCCTACTGAAGTGGTGGCCCTTCTCAAGGCTCAGAGAATAAGACATGTCAGACTTTATGATGCTGACCAAGCCATGCTCCTTGCGCTTGCCAAAACAGGTATCCAGGTGACTGTCTCTGTCCCCAATGACCAACTCCTCGGTATCGGTCAGTCAAATGCCACTGCAGCTAATTGGGTGGCTCGCAATATTGTAGCCCATGTCCCTGCCACCAACATCTCAGCAATAGCTGTCGGATCTGAAGTTCTAACAGCACTCCCGAATGCTGCTCCCATTCTAGTTTCTGCCTTAAAGTTCATCCACTCTGCCCTTGTAGCTTCTAATCTCGACGATCAAATCAAAGTCTCTACACCACATTCTTCTTCAATTATTTTGGACTCTTTTCCACCTTCACAAGCTTTCTTTAACCGTTCATGGGATCCAGTCATGGTTCCATTGCTAAAATTTTTGCAGTCTACAGGGTCGTACCTCATGCTCAATGTATATCCGTATTATGATTATATGCAATCAAATGGCAAGATCCCATTGGACTATGCACTTTTCCGTCCTCTTCCTCCTAACAAAGAAGCCGTGGATGCTAACACACTCCTGCATTATACTAATGTCTTCGATGCTGTTGTTGATGCAGCATATTTTGCAATGTCTTATTTAAACTTAACCAACATTCCGATTGTAGTAACTGAATCTGGTTGGCCTTCTAAGGGTGATTCTTCTGAGCCTGATGCTATAGTTGATAATGCTAATACATACAACAGTAACCTGATCAAGCATGTGCTTAACAACACTGGGACTCCTAGACACCCTGGGATTGCAGTTAGTACATACATCTATGAGCTTTACAATGAAGATTTGAGACCTGGGTCTGACTCAGAAAAAAACTGGGGGCTATTTGATGCCAATGGAATACCAGTTTATACTTTGCACTTGACAGGTGCTGATACTGTTTTTGCGAATGACACTACAAACAAAACTTTTTGCATTGCAAAGCGGGGTGCTGATCCAAAGATGTTACAAGCAGCTCTTGATTGGGCTTGTGGACCAGGGAAAGTTGATTGCTCTCCTTTGCTGCTGGGGCATCCATGTTATGAGCCCGATAACGTGGCTTCCCATTCAACTTATGCTTTCAATGCGTATTACCAGCGGATGGCCAAATCTCCAGGGACCTGTGATTTCAAGGGGGTGGCTACCATCACTACAAGTGATCCAA GTCATGGTTCGTGTATATTTCCTGGAAG TTCCGGAAAGAATGGAACTTTAATTAATGGCACATCGCTGGCTCCTTCATCAAATGACACAAGTTCTGCCCGCCCACCACAATCCTATGGCACTGGTTCTTTCACAACCTCTGTGATGATAGGTGTTTTACTTACAGGTGCTGTTTTCTTGTAG